In one window of Acanthopagrus latus isolate v.2019 chromosome 15, fAcaLat1.1, whole genome shotgun sequence DNA:
- the ptpn20 gene encoding uncharacterized protein ptpn20 isoform X3: MSSTFVTLAEVLEARGGPLLEEEVWSLLLGTAESLVDVSYKGHNNMCNIISPTSLLLSATGTLAFKNCGLSDEVSTFTAPEMLQGRASSTKPAIERMLVYSLGMTLYWSVDFHLPQNQPVQLSDHLNSLLLSMCEDLAHRRVNLNSILEACESQHKASILPSPTKVIRQLVEEVFHESMDHGSLPDSNVPLSGRSQMIRERLHGGMSFRKTPLGKRGPFSDFSDGSAEGRRYSTDSDSKSGSLPQRPWRHRPRSSPTPLYQSSLDRLPRGVRHRDSNSSWLGRSPHHDISPKTSGRSHSPSITFSESSLSLNQRKAKALGPEFIRMPDEQHIVLELPGSIVSRKGRSCASQREVTVVLPNGQYVVVRCDIKSKARDVFDMVVAHANLVEHFYFGLAFLDDDEYFFLENETKISKVAPDGWKKGQILSFLTFLRVKYFVDDISFILHRLTRHQYYLQLRKDILEDRLYCNEETGLFLVALALQAEFGDYMPELYGKNYYQPEHYVSKRMLEKLALPTVKEELPRLHASHAQMLPDEAETEYLKIAQQLPEYGVMFHRVGREKRPVVGELVLGVCAKGIIVYEMKNHLRTVTRRFLWRETDSISTGRRKLIIECGGPSGKKHSFVTESSKIAQYLLNLCSAQHKFHSEMTSRQLNHTMIPDENMAVYRGRNLNLKRMSCSEGMLNHVGLAPGQPDSLSKSCDDLTAKLEERLRQQREMRREMSREMHKELPETGDFRDMKERQCWSTPETIPRMMSSVSLQKQDSDTSSSIRVDTPTRTPPEREIVCVSLKKDPKLGFGFVIVGEDNTGGRLISLNKTSLEGVTFSDAAAILQSSPDEVELIVSQPKQSLKESKSSLSQSTLGLALERGFGSQTTLSGSEYRPAMEELEEAISLSSMATPKLGKRLHIPVVRIHDAQDACSRSPSILSLKAGERFILELKKSSGSLGISVAGGINTNVRYGGIYIKSLVPGGAAEQDGRIQIGDRLLEVDGFDLRAVAHHQAVECLKRTGEVVNLLLEREPTVMLEPRPDSPCPQLPSVHTQPPRTEVSMETTLSGRVKDYSFVTDDNTHEVVLRKSLSGLGFSFNISHIRAGPDRGSVVRIKRLFPGQPALESGLLREGDIILSVNKEPVKDLSYQRVLFLLRGAPSEVHLLICRPSPGMLYEADDNTLSPAHFREVRSRSLDLRLGEDYSTLLKFEYDAKLLAQRQVDPTQEEALISTAEKSSEPPAAPTTLSTEERVDSEVQPNPPPPSPPRSPPSPTSPTSPPSPVSPASPASPASPTSPASPGCGFPPAPPESQPTAGKPGEQREVKEKKRDEKEKAPTTPSSTVMLMDAYPKTASNYASGVREEADGSLTYCLMGNGLTIMADEEYLTISSTLEPLHNLPSSQTTHTATTTLRSHTSNPSSSFTSQNPNLGPHIPTTSTVSPLGLSSDTPTTCSLAHPAQPLTTQPPKAKHHPIQQGLLPSHYKVMSKNGRPVVPPPQPPTPPATPITAQVMSSVPPCASPPAPILPPTVLPPPAQSHIQMREEHEKREREYRDDDDDDEVDEEEEESRRKGTVKEFELTVILTKSRSGSFGFTITRSKLDNCYYIQEILDNPAKADGRLRAGDRLITVNGHDVTSVADDVAMTILRSSPRRLSMTLGRAVSNLVAPPSCDSLPDVVLHKTPSGQLGIKLTGGIGSKWQGIYCLEVVPGSPASEEGSVQPSDKILYICGRCTLGMTLEDAVKACEIAPRKVKLKILREDQPVNPRAKWNGLFDWKKDKKFFARFEEPVSPEKESPTEDAEAVCRTTGSFRCLSLSQEHDSCIMQVDFTKPEGGGLGFALVGGTNGSMLRVKEICSGGVAEQDGRLKVGDILLEVNGVIVSGLSHNKVVDILRKAEGSVQLTICRDILPMTYGESPSPPIMSAQTEAVLAEQPAPVSSPDACSSPDVMLNKPVERPPEAALDPVVNEAGAFLNPPPPPPHRRLTIVTDETEIKQESCNSTPSHQACCPSLNVTDMLHGASDRKHIVTKLLDQSCKDIRKAQSDGWSSEEEDDDVFDATGRETTSPETGPPIVSEEELAGLALISPAKTSQYSGSRVKALIQILQHQLDQQELVKEFMALEHLKPSDNCLVGKAPENRDKNRYRDILPYDKTRVALGDNQDYINASYIRMQVGDEEFFYISCQGPLPSTVPAFWQMIWESKSDVIAMMTQEVERGRIKCHKYWPEKLSVPLDTGRFQIHLENQQFLEYFHIKVIRILETETGETHLVRHLKFTHWPDHGVPHSSEHLVRFIRYLRAVHNKGPVTVHCSAGIGRTGVLICTDVLLSLIENDLPINVSDIVKGMRLQRHGMIQTKEQYLFCYKVWLEVLQGILQLHGNQWQPESPRDHKVV; this comes from the exons ATGAGCAGCACATTTGTAACATTGGCTGAGGTGCTGGAGGCTCGAGGGGGacctctgctggaggaggaggtctggtCCCTGCTGCTGGGCACTGCAGAGTCTTTAGTGGATGTCTCCTATAAGG GTCACAACAATATGTGTAACATCATAAGCCCCACCTCCTTGCTGCTGTCAGCCACTGGTACCTTAGCATTTAAGAACTGCGGCCTATCAGATGAGGTATCCACCTTCACTGCTCCGGAGATGCTGCAGGGCCGTGCCAGCTCAACCAAACCTGCCATAGAGAGG ATGCTGGTGTATTCACTGGGTATGACTCTCTACTGGTCAGTTGATTTTCACCTACCTCAAAATCAG CCAGTCCAGTTGAGTGACCATCTCAacagcctcctcctcagcaTGTGTGAGGACCTGGCCCATCGCCGGGTGAATCTCAACTCCATCCTGGAAGCCTGCGAATCTCAGCACAAAGCCTCCATCCTGCCGTCGCCCACCAAAGTCATCAgacagctggtggaggaggtttTTCATGAATCA ATGGACCATGGCTCTTTGCCAGACAGTAACGTTCCTTTGAGTGGCAGGAGCCAAATGATCAGAGAGAGACTTCATG GTGGAATGAGCTTCAGGAAGACACCCTTAG GGAAGAGAGGGCCCTTTTCAGACTTCAGTGACGGGAGTGCTGAAGGGAGGAGATACTCAACAGACTCTGACTCAAAGTCAG GGAGTTTACCTCAGAGGCCTTGGAGACACAGACCAAGGAGTTCTCCCACACCGTTGTACCAGTCGTCTTTAGACAG actcCCTCGTGGGGTTCGTCACAGGGACAGCAACTCTAGCTGGCTTGGTCGGAGCCCCCACCACGACATCTCTCCCAAGACATCAGGCAGATCTCACAGTCCTTCTATTACCTTCAGCGAGTCCTCTCTCAGCCTGAACCAGAGGAAAGCTAAG gcTTTGGGTCCCGAGTTCATCAGAATGCCAGATGAGCAACACATTGTTCTCGAGCTACCAGGATCTATTGTG TCCAGAAAGGGACGCTCTTGTGCGTCTCAGAGAGAAGTGACTGTCGTGCTGCCTAACGGACAGTACGTGGTGGTTCGCTGTGACATTAAGTCCAAAGCAAGAGATGTGTTTGACATGGTGGTGGCTCACGCAAACCTGGTGGAGCACTTTTACTTTGGTCTTGCCTTCCTAGATG atgatgaatatttttttttggagaatgAAACTAAAATCTCCAAAGTTGCGCCTGACGGTTGGAAAAAAGGGCAGATATtgtcttttttgacatttcttcgAGTCAAGTATTTTGTTGATGACATCTCCTTCATTTT GCACAGACTGACTCGTCACCAGTACTATTTACAGCTGCGTAAGGATATCTTGGAGGACAGGCTTTACTGTAATGAGGAGACAGGCCTGTTTCTGGTTGCTCTCGCGCTGCAGGCTGAATTTGGGGATTACATGCCAGAG tTGTATGGTAAGAATTATTACCAGCCAGAGCATTATGTGTCTAAGAGGATGCTAGAGAAGCTGGCCCTGCCCACTGTCAAGGAAGAGCTGCCAAGACTACATGCGAGTCATGCCCAGATGCTCCCCGATGAGGCAGAAACCGAGTACCTGAAG ATTGCCCAGCAGTTACCAGAGTATGGAGTTATGTTCCACCGTGTGGGCAGAGAGAAAAGGCCGGTGGTGGGAGAGTTGGTTTTGGGAGTCTGTGCCAAAGGAATCATCGTCTACGAGATGAAGAACCACCTCCGGACTGTCACCCGGCGCTTCCTCTGGAGGGAAACCGACTCCATATCCACCGGG CGGCGCAAACTGATCATAGAGTGCGGTGGGCCCAGTGGGAAAAAGCACAGTTTTGTAACAGAGAGCTCAAAAATAGCACAGTACCTCCTCAACCTCTGCTCCGCACAGCACAAATTTCACAGCGAGATGACGTCACGACAACTCAACCACACCATGATACCAG ATGAGAACATGGCCGTCTACCGGGGTCGTAACCTGAACCTGAAGCGGATGTCCTGCTCAGAGGGCATGTTGAACCATGTTGGTTTGGCACCTGGTCAACCAGACTCCCTCTCCAAGTCCTGCGATGACTTGACCGCAAAGTTGGAGGAGCGCCTCCGTCAgcagagggagatgaggagggagatgaGCAGAGAGATGCACAAGGAGCTCCCTGAAACAGGAGATTTCAGGGACATGAAAGAGCGACAGTGTTGGAG CACTCCAGAGACAATTCCCAGGATGATGTCCAGCGTCTCGCTACAGAAGCAGGATTCTGATACTTCCTCTTCCATACGAG TCGATACACCAACCAGGACcccaccagagagagagattgtctGTGTATCCCTGAAGAAAGATCCGAAACTAGGCTTTG GCTTTGTGATTGTGGGCGAGGACAATACAG gtGGGCGCCTCATCTCCCTTAACAAGACGAGTTTGGAGGGAGTGACATTCAGTGACGCTGCTGCCATCTTACAGAGCAGCCCAGATGAGGTGGAGCTCATTGTCTCTCAGCCGAAAC AGTCCCTCAAGGAAAGTAAGAGTTCCTTGAGTCAAAGTACTCTTGGTTTGGCATTGGAGAGGGGCTTTGGCTCACAGACCACACTGAGTGGCAGTGAGTACCGCCCTGCCATGGAGGAACTGGAGGAGGCCATCAGTCTGTCCAGCATGGCGACCCCAAAACTGGGCAAGAGGCTCCACATTCCTGTTGTTCGGATACACGATGCGCAG gATGCGTGTTCGAGGTCCCCGTCGATCTTAAGTTTGAAAGCAGGGGAGAGGTTTATATTGgagctgaagaaaagcagtggtaGTCTTGGCATCAGTGTTGCT GGAGGGATAAACACCAACGTGCGATATGGAGGCATCTACATCAAGAGTCTGGTGCCTGGAGGCGCTGCAGAGCAGGACGGACGCATTCAGATCG GTGACAGACTGCTGGAGGTTGATGGGTTCGACCTGAGGGCCGTGGCTCACCATCAAGCTGTCGAGTGTCTGAAGAGGACTGGGgag GTGGTGAACCTGCTGCTGGAAAGGGAGCCCACAGTTATGCTTGAGCCCAGACCTGACTCACCCTGCCCCCAACTGCCATCAGTCCATACACAGCCCCCCAGGACCGAAGTCTCCATGGAAACGACCTTGAGTGGTCGAGTCAAGGACTACAGCTTTGTGACTGATG ATAACACGCACGAGGTGGTGCTAAGGAAGAGTTTGTCCGGCCTCGGTTTCAGCTTCAACATCTCACACATTCGCGCGGGGCCAGACCGTGGCAGCGTGGTCCGCATCAAACGTCTGTTCCCAGGACAGCCGGCGCTAGAGAGTGGGCTCCTGCGAGAGGGAGACATCATTCTGTCAGTCAACAAAGAGCCAGTCAAGGACCTCTCTTACCAG AGGGTCTTATTCCTGCTGCGTGGAGCTCCGTCTGAAGTTCATCTGCTCATCTGCCGGCCGAGTCCTGGAATGCTTTATGAGGCAGATGACAACACActg AGTCCTGCACACTTCCGTGAGGTTCGCTCTCGCTCGCTGGATCTCCGACTCGGAGAGGACTACAGCACGCTCCTCAAGTTTGAATATGATGCCAAACTCCTTGCCCAGAGGCAGGTGGACCCCACTCAGGAGGAAGCTCTGATcagcacagcagaaaaaagctcagaacctcctgcagctccaacaacacTCTCCACTGAGGAGAGGGTGGACAGTGAGGTTCAGCCCAACCCGCCTCCCCCATCTCCTCCACGCTCACCCCCATCACCAACCTCACCGACATCACCGCCATCGCCAGTCTCGCCAGCCTCACCAGCCTCACCAGCATCACCTACCTCACCCGCCTCACCTGGCTGTGGCTTTCCACCAGCTCCACCAGAGTCACAACCGACCGCTGGGAAACCAGGGGAACAACGGGAAgtaaaggagaagaagagggacgAGAAAGAGAAGGCGCCGACGACTCCAAGCTCAACTGTGATGCTTATGGATGCGTATCCGAAGACTGCCTCAAACTATGCCAG TGGGGTCAGAGAAGAGGCAGATGGAAGTCTGACCTACTGCCTGATGGGTAATGGACTGACTATCATGGCAGATGAAGAGTATCTGACCATCAGCTCCACCCTGGAGCCTCTTCACAACCTCCCCTCCAGTCAGACCACTCACACGGCAACAACCACCCTCCGCTCTCATACCTCCAACCCCTCCTCTAGTTTCACCTCTCAGAATCCAAACCTCGGCCCTCACATCCCCACCACCAGCACCGTCTCGCCCCTTGGCCTCTCCTCTGACACCCCGACCACTTGCTCCCTGGCCCACCCAGCTCAGCCACTCACAACCCAGCCTCCGAAAGCCAAGCACCACCCGATCCAGCAGGGGCTCCTCCCAAGTCACTACAAAGTGATGTCCAAGAATGGCAGGCCTGTGGTGCCTCCACCCCAGCCTCCTACTCCACCAGCGACCCCCATCACAGCCCAGGTCATGTCCTCCGTGCCTCCCTGTGCCAGTCCACCTGCCCCGATACTGCCACCCACAGTGCTGCCACCTCCCGCCCAGAGCCACATACAGATGAGGGAAGAACacgagaagagagagagggaatacagggatgacgatgatgatgatgaggttgatgaggaggaggaagagagtcgAAGAAAG GGTACGGTTAAAGAGTTCGAGCTGACAGTGATTTTGACCAAGTCCAGGAGTGGAAGCTTTGGGTTCACGATCACTCGAAGCAAGCTGGACAATTGCTACTACATACAGGAGATACTGGACAACCCAGCCAAGGCAGATGGACGACTCAGGGCGGGAGACCGGCTTATCACA GTAAACGGACATGATGTGACCAGTGTGGCAGATGATGTTGCCATGACCATTCTCAGGTCATCTCCGAGAAGGTTGAGTATGACCCTGGGGAGGGCAGTTAGCAACCTGGTGGCCCCGCCTTCCTGTGACAGCCTTCCTGATGTCGTTCTCCACAAGACACCTTCAGGACAGCTTG GTATAAAGCTTACAGGGGGCATCGGAAGCAAGTGGCAGGGCATCTATTGTCTGGAGGTGGTGCCAGGCTCCCCGGCGAGCGAGGAGGGCAGTGTCCAACCCAGTGACAAGATCCTGTACATCTGCGGCAGGTGCACACTGGGGATGACCCTGGAGGATGCGGTCAAAGCCTGCGAGATCGCCCCTCGtaaagtcaaactgaaaatcCTCAG AGAAGACCAGCCGGTGAACCCCAGGGCGAAGTGGAACG GTCTGTTTGACTGGAAAAAGGACAAGAAGTTCTTCGCTCGTTTCGAAGAGCCTGTCTCTCCGGAGAAAGAATCTCCCACTGAAGatg ctgaaGCTGTGTGTAGGACCACTGGAAGTTTcagatgtctctctctcagccaaGAACACGAT AGTTGCATCATGCAAGTGGATTTCACAAAACCAGAAGGAGGAGGCCTTGGCTTTGCTTTGGTCGGGGGAACCAACGGCAGCATGCTCAGAGTGAAGGAAATCTGCTCTGGCGGAGTAGCTGAGCAGGACGGTCGGCTCAAAGTGGGAGATATCTTATTAGAG GTGAACGGTGTGATCGTGTCCGGGCTAAGCCACAATAAGGTGGTGGACATCCTGCGTAAAGCCGAGGGCTCTGTCCAGCTCACCATCTGCAGGGACATTCTTCCCATGACCTACGGCGAGTCACCTTCACCGCCCATCATGTCCGCTCAGACTGAAGCAGTACTAGCCGAGCAGCCAGCTCCCGTGTCCAGCCCGGATGCCTGTTCCTCACCCGATGTCATGCTCAATAAGCCAGTTGAGCGCCCACCTG AGGCGGCGTTAGACCCTGTGGTCAACGAAGCTGGTGCGTTTCTtaaccctccacctcctccaccacaccGACGACTGACTATTGTAACAGATGAGACAGAGATTAAGCAG GAGAGCTGTAACAGCACCCCTTCTCATCAAGCCTGCTGCCCGTCCCTCAATGTCACTGACATGTTGCATGGAGCTTCTGACAG GAAACACATCGTGACCAAACTTTTGGACCAGTCCTGCAAAGACATCCGAAAAGCCCAGTCAGACGGCTGGAGCAGCGAAGAAGAAGATGACGACGTATTTGACGCCACCGGTCGGGAAACGACCTCACCCGAAACAG gCCCACCCATTGTGTCAGAGGAGGAACTGGCCGGTTTAGCTCTCATTAGCCCGGCTAAGACCAGCCAGTATTCAGGCTCCAGAGTCAAAGCTCTCATCCAGATTCTGCAGCATCAACTGGACCAGCAGGAACTGGTCAAAGAGTTcatg GCTCTGGAGCATCTGAAGCCATCTGACAACTGTCTGGTGGGAAAAGCCCCCGAGAACAGAGATAAGAACCGCTACAGAGACATCCTGCCCT ATGACAAAACCCGTGTTGCCCTTGGAGACAACCAGGACTACATCAACGCCAGCTACATCCGCATGCAGGTTGGGGATGAGGAGTTCTTCTACATCTCCTGCCAGGGCCCGCTGCCTTCCACAGTGCCAGCTTTCTGGCAGATGATCTGGGAGAGCAAATCTGACGTCATTGCCATGATGACCCAGGAAGTAGAAAGGGGAAGGATCAAATGTCACAAGTACTGGCCAGAGAAGCTGAGCGTGCCTCTGGACACCGGCAGGTTCCAGATTCACTTGGAGAACCAGCAGTTCCTGGAGTATTTTCACATCAAGGTCATTCGCATTCTGGAGACAGAG ACCGGTGAGACCCATCTTGTCCGTCACCTGAAGTTCACACACTGGCCTGACCACGGCGTTCCTCACAGCTCGGAGCACCTGGTTCGCTTCATCCGCTACCTGAGGGCGGTGCACAACAAGGGACCAGTCACCGTGCACTGCAGCGCCGGCATTGGACGCACGGGAGTTCTCATCTGCACTGACGTCCTTCTCAGCCTCATTGAGAACGATTTGCCT atCAATGTGAGCGACATCGTAAAAGGGATGAGACTTCAGCGGCATGGGATGATTCAAACCAAG GAACAGTATCTCTTCTGCTACAAAGTCTGGTTGGAGGTTTTACAGGGCATTTTACAGCTTCACGGCAACCAGTGGCAACCGGAAAGTCCCCGAGACCACAAAGTAGTTTGA